From the genome of Hymenobacter cellulosilyticus, one region includes:
- a CDS encoding WYL domain-containing protein, translated as MARAGVLPAAQDLPDFRLDRIEALELREEVFTPARNPAAALGQTSQAPAREKVVLRFQPDAVLPALARQLQDTKYQYGWTQEHILPDGSLEMSFLIGDLPYLATWLLPYAGAVTILEPAVLEEHLRELARRVYEIFCTPKTC; from the coding sequence GTGGCACGTGCTGGCGTATTGCCGGCTGCGCAAGACCTTCCGGATTTCCGCCTCGACCGTATCGAAGCGCTGGAGCTGCGGGAGGAAGTCTTTACCCCCGCCCGAAACCCTGCAGCAGCACTGGGCCAAACAAGCCAAGCGCCAGCCCGGGAAAAGGTCGTGCTCCGCTTTCAGCCGGACGCGGTGCTGCCCGCCCTGGCCCGACAGCTGCAGGATACCAAGTACCAGTACGGCTGGACCCAGGAGCACATTTTGCCGGATGGCAGCCTGGAAATGAGCTTTCTAATCGGGGACCTGCCCTACCTGGCCACCTGGCTGCTGCCCTACGCCGGGGCCGTTACCATCCTAGAGCCCGCCGTGCTGGAAGAGCACCTGCGCGAGCTGGCCCGGCGGGTGTATGAAATATTTTGTACCCCCAAAACATGCTGA
- a CDS encoding RidA family protein, with protein sequence MEKRTVDPWKWGEQTNSVQAVEIKQPAGTLYCSGQVALDAEGRPSSADMRSQLQQTFQNLEQLIGEAGYECSGIVRLNVYTTSVTEFFTTCSDVYQAWIARHGVKQATTLLEVQGLFAGLTVELEATVVK encoded by the coding sequence ATGGAAAAGCGCACCGTAGACCCGTGGAAATGGGGAGAGCAAACCAATTCGGTTCAGGCCGTCGAAATCAAACAGCCCGCCGGCACCCTTTACTGCTCCGGGCAGGTGGCTCTCGACGCGGAGGGCCGGCCCAGCTCGGCCGATATGCGCAGCCAGCTGCAGCAAACCTTCCAGAACCTGGAGCAGCTCATCGGCGAAGCGGGGTATGAATGCTCGGGCATCGTGCGGCTGAACGTGTACACCACTTCCGTAACGGAGTTTTTCACGACCTGCTCGGATGTGTACCAGGCCTGGATAGCCCGGCACGGCGTGAAGCAAGCCACGACGCTGCTGGAAGTGCAGGGCCTGTTTGCGGGCCTCACCGTGGAGCTGGAAGCTACTGTAGTAAAGTAA